The following is a genomic window from Candidatus Rokuibacteriota bacterium.
TCTCGAAGGTCAGAAATGGTCTTGACATCCGGGTCGCTGTTTGGAATCAGTAGGTGGATTTGCTCAGTCTCAATGATATGGCGCAGGGCATCTGGAAACTCGCGACGCGTGGAGGGTGGAGTGAGGTAATTCCGGTCGGCCGGGGATTTCTTAAGGACGAACCGATCCGAATGGCAGCCGGCGATGAAGAGAGAGGGATCTCCGACCCTCAAGCTTCGGATCAGGTTGTTGCTCCCCCCAGTTCCGGCACGGAGGATTAGCAATCGCGCTTTCATTCCCTCACTGTGTTGTCCGGGGATCGTGCGAGCTTGCAACCTACAAATGCCTCCTGGCCATCTGGCTGTGCGGGGAGCGGCAGGAGCGGCGCAACTGTTCAAAGGGCAAGTCCACGGACATGGCTACGTACCCTGCTGCTGCATTGTGATTGCATGGGGACTGTATGCCGCGTCCACGGGGCTGTCAAGACAGTTTCTTGACCCGAATCTACCCCTTGACGGAGGGATGTTTTGGGTGTGAACTTTCCTTCACAGCAGGCCCCGCCGAGCGAACGACCAGCCGATCCGTTTTGGCCAGCGAGGTGCGCCTCGCCCGCGAGGGCAGGAGGCAGGAGGTAGGTGACATGCCGATCCTAGCGAAGCTCCGAGAGTTCCTCGAAGCTAACAAGGTCCCGTACTCGGTCCACTCCCACCCGACGGCCTACACGGCCCAGGAGATCGCGGCGCTCCAGCACGTCAAGGGCCGCCAGCTCGCCAAGGTGGTGATCGTCAAGGCCGGTCCCGACTTCCTGATGCTGGTGCTCCCGGCAGACCACCGGGTGGACTTCGCCAGGCTCAAGGCGGCCCTGGGGCTGAAGGAGGCGCGGCTCGCCCAGGAGGCGGAGTTCCGCGACCTCTTCCCCGGCTGCGAGGTCGGCGCCATGCCGCCATTCGGGAACCTCTACGGCCTGCCGGTGTACGTGGACCGGGGGCTCGAGAAGGACGAGGAGATTGTCTTCAACGCGGGCACCCACACGCTGACGGCGAAGCTGGCCTTCCGCGACTTCGTCGCGCTGGTCAAGCCGGTGATGACGGAGTTCACCGTTCACCTGTAGATCGCCGTTCGTGCTCTTCGATACCCACGCCCACCTCCACTTTGCGGAGTTCGCCGCCGACCTCCCAGCGGTGCTCCAGCGCGCCCGCGCGGCCGGGGTGCGCTTCATGCTGACCATCGGGACCGACCTGGAGAGCTCGCGCGAGGCTGTGGCCCTGGCCGAAGCGCACCCGGAGGTCTATGCCGCGGTAGGAGTTCACCCCCACGACGCCGCCGGGGCCGACGACGCCGGCCTGGCCGAGCTCGAGCGCCTCGCCGTGACCTCAGCGAAGGTGGTCGCCATCGGGGAAACGGGGCTCGATTACTATCGCAACCTGTCTCCCCGTGAGATCCAGGTTCAGGTTTTCAGGCGCCAGCTCGATTTGGCTCGGGGGCTCGATAAACCGGTCCTTGTGCACTGCCGGGAGGCTCACGCTGAGACCCTGACGATCCTGCGCGAAGCCGGTACGGGGGCGCGAGGCATCATGCACTGCTTTTCCGGCGACGCGGCCGTGGCCCGCCAGTGCCTGGATCTCGGCTTCCTGATCTCGATCGCCGGGCCGGTGACCTATCCCAACGCGCGGAAGCTTCCGGAAGTCGTCAAGCTCGTGCCGGTCGATCGCCTCGTCGTCGAGACCGATTGCCCGTTCTTGCCGCCCCAGCCCCATCGCGGAGAGCGGAACGAGCCGGCCTATCTGGCGATCACCGCGGCGCGCGTGGCCGAGCTGAGAGGCCAGCCTCTGGAGGAGCTGGGGGCCGTCATGGCCCGGAACGCCCTCGCCCTCTTCGCCATCCCGGACGCATAGTGCTCTTCCAAGTAACTGCGCCAAACAGTGCGAGGCGCCACGGGTGGCACGGCGAGCGGGGCGCCCCACCGGAGGGGCCGGGGGTCCCTACACCGGGCGGGGGTGGCCCCGACGGTGGGGCTGCTCGCCGGGACAGGACCCGTGGCGACCGGCATAGGCGAAACAAGTTGGAACCGCGCTAGCTCGGCGGGATGGGTCGATGGCTCTCAGAGATTTCGAGCTCTACCTTCGCGGGCGTCTCAACACCGGCCTGGCCGCCGTCCTGAACGGGCGGCGGCGCGGCCGCGCGACGCCGCTCCCGCTCGATGCTGTCCTCGCCGCGTCGCGCCCGGCTCCGCTCGACTACGTGAGGCTCCTGGAGGGGCGCTCGAACCCGGATCGGCAGAAAGTCCTGGGCCAGCTCCTCGCCGCCCGCGGCATCCCCTTCGCCCGTTTTCCCTTCGCGACCCTGGAGGGGAGCGGTGAGAACTTCGCCGTGGATGTGGGCGGGGGGCTGCGGACCCTGATCCTGGTCGGGCATCACGACGCGGTCCCGGGAAGCCCGGGAGCCAACGACGACGCCTCGGCCGTCGCCATCCTCCTCGAGCTGCTCGGACAGCTCGCCATGGATCCCCCGCGCCGCCTGACCGTCCGTTTCCTCTTCACCGCCGCCGAAGAGGTGGGCTACCTGGGCGCGCGCTGCTATGTGAGGACGGTCCCCCTCGACCGCGTCGTGGGC
Proteins encoded in this region:
- a CDS encoding YbaK/EbsC family protein translates to MPILAKLREFLEANKVPYSVHSHPTAYTAQEIAALQHVKGRQLAKVVIVKAGPDFLMLVLPADHRVDFARLKAALGLKEARLAQEAEFRDLFPGCEVGAMPPFGNLYGLPVYVDRGLEKDEEIVFNAGTHTLTAKLAFRDFVALVKPVMTEFTVHL
- a CDS encoding TatD family hydrolase — translated: MLFDTHAHLHFAEFAADLPAVLQRARAAGVRFMLTIGTDLESSREAVALAEAHPEVYAAVGVHPHDAAGADDAGLAELERLAVTSAKVVAIGETGLDYYRNLSPREIQVQVFRRQLDLARGLDKPVLVHCREAHAETLTILREAGTGARGIMHCFSGDAAVARQCLDLGFLISIAGPVTYPNARKLPEVVKLVPVDRLVVETDCPFLPPQPHRGERNEPAYLAITAARVAELRGQPLEELGAVMARNALALFAIPDA
- a CDS encoding Zn-dependent exopeptidase M28, which translates into the protein MALRDFELYLRGRLNTGLAAVLNGRRRGRATPLPLDAVLAASRPAPLDYVRLLEGRSNPDRQKVLGQLLAARGIPFARFPFATLEGSGENFAVDVGGGLRTLILVGHHDAVPGSPGANDDASAVAILLELLGQLAMDPPRRLTVRFLFTAAEEVGYLGARCYVRTVPLDRVVGVLSLELCGIGDALAIWDALPPADRGPMLQAFAGALEALGYRRDETYHVVGRIPVFGSDHRAFTAVGVPAFGLTAVPSSDADALRRFIFNPLRSVFYHLGRRPRPFDTYHTARDGSSTLEPEALARTCRALAALVRALDEQ